The following are encoded in a window of Danio aesculapii chromosome 12, fDanAes4.1, whole genome shotgun sequence genomic DNA:
- the oat gene encoding ornithine aminotransferase, mitochondrial gives MNSMKSLMRSVSRVTPSLTRAVHSGMRTSSSAASRAKILEGPMTSEEVFAREDRYGAHNYHPLPVALERGEGVHMWDVEGRRYFDFLSAYSAVNQGHCHPKIIAALTAQASRLTLTSRAFYNDILGAYEQYITGLFGYDKVLPMNTGVEGGETACKLARKWAYSVKGVPKYEAKIVFAAGNFWGRTMAAISSSTDPSSYDGFGPFMPGFELVPYNDIPALEKALQDPHVAAFMVEPIQGEAGVVVPDAGYLQKVRELCTKYNVLFIADEVQTGLCRTGRRLAVDHEAVRPDLVILGKALSGGVYPVSAVLCDDEVMLTIKPGEHGSTYGGNPLACRVAIAALEVLEEENLAANAERMGQILRTELNKLPREIVSGVRGKGLLNAIIIKETKDYDAWQVCLRLRDNGLLAKPTHGDIIRLAPPLTISEPEVRECVEIISRTILSF, from the exons ATGAACAGCATGAAGAGTCTGATGAGAAGCGTCAGCCGAGTGACGCCCTCCCTGACCCGCGCAGTGCATTCTGGAATGCGCACGTCCTCCTCTGCTGCCTCCAGAGCCAAAATACTGGAGGGTCCGATGACGTCAGAGGAGGTGTTTGCCCGTGAGGATCGATACGGTGCTCACAACTACCACCCATTGCCCGTCGCACTGGAGAGAGGAGAGG GGGTTCACATGTGGGATGTTGAGGGCCGCAGATACTTTGACTTTCTGAGCGCCTACAGTGCAGTAAACCAGGGTCACTGCCACCCCAAGATCATCGCGGCACTGACGGCTCAGGCCTCCAGACTCACACTCACATCCAGAGCCTTTTACAACGACATCCTGGGCGCGTACGAGCAGTACATCACCGGCCTGTTCGGATACGACAAAGTGCTGCCTATGAACACAG gtgtGGAGGGTGGAGAGACGGCTTGTAAACTGGCCCGAAAGTGGGCGTACAGCGTCAAGGGCGTCCCCAAATATGAAGCCAAGATCGTTTTTGCAG CGGGGAATTTCTGGGGTCGTACGATGGCGGCTATTTCCAGCTCGACGGACCCCAGCAGTTATGATGGTTTTGGGCCCTTTATGCCTGGATTTGAGCTGGTGCCGTATAATGACATTCCTGCACTAGAG AAAGCACTACAGGATCCACATGTGGCTGCGTTTATGGTGGAGCCCATTCAGGGTGAAGCGGGTGTCGTCGTTCCTGATGCCGGTTACCTGCAGAAAGTCCGGGAACTCTGTACCAAATACAAt GTTCTGTTCATTGCTGATGAGGTTCAGACGGGTTTATGTCGCACCGGCCGCCGACTGGCTGTGGACCATGAGGCTGTGCGGCCTGATTTGGTGATTCTGGGTAAAGCTCTGTCAGGAGGAGTGTATCCt gTGTCTGCAGTTCTGTGTGATGATGAAGTGATGCTGACCATCAAACCCGGAGAACACGGATCCACATATGGAGGAAACCCTCTGGCCTGCCGTGTCGCCATCGCTGCTCTAGAG GTTCTGGAGGAGGAGAATCTGGCTGCGAATGCTGAGCGTATGGGGCAGATCCTGAGAACCGAACTCAACAAACTGCCCCGAGAGATCGTGAGCGGCGTCCGAGGAAAAGGCCTTCTGAACGCCATCATTATCAAAGAGACTAAAG ACTATGACGCCTGGCAGGTGTGTCTGCGTCTCCGCGACAACGGCCTGCTGGCCAAACCCACTCACGGTGACATCATCAGACTGGCCCCGCCCCTCACCATCAGCGAGCCGGAGGTCAGGGAGTGCGTGGAGATCATCAGCAGGACAATCCTCTCCTTCTGA